Proteins from a single region of Palaemon carinicauda isolate YSFRI2023 chromosome 1, ASM3689809v2, whole genome shotgun sequence:
- the LOC137647279 gene encoding zinc finger protein 181-like: protein MLAMTATVKQESSAMESLWNSTEQHTKNVMPLLVLHELAAHDNRVTDSESDVKYDDVTVESDVSDHDFDDHFEETEVTDEDEKDPLFVHDEESFDNTFSTLDDDGGKSSYDTQEKNANSLYDECPILTKKPHSRKKTSKRKSSSNFCDQNIKRSRLKNNCEQSEKDADFEPVRKSKRKVKKNVIFFDSFVTYTSEMFESDNGSLVKEKSLVCNDSINKMTTKSKTGTMSEKKHKIVKTKLGQNFRREKGNSNNEANAKSKTTAKKQRQKSKLKRNSNTNKKLRNNNYAASVSHGKNVLGKRRKGIKTVGSSPLEQTGKNTTIPYINGGNETKPEIPLMQLPESFGTIKEEADWEPKPTGPSVTYKGQRKYRLKTYFCEYCPESFSTSYYLKLHIMHHTNEKPYRCDICNKAFRMRWRVKVHRVIHDKVKPFSCKLCGHRTCRKDNLTSHLKRLHKVPVVDIDKYTGDCPTKQEKEEKEKFCCNICDSKYSRRDNLSNHVRNKHNMSLDDDDASLLDNHPRKISSRQRPYSCTMCPRFFTKKENGLAHMKLCHHMVPPEVDSYLLYDQGSEKD from the coding sequence ATGCTTGCCATGACTGCCACTGTTAAGCAGGAAAGTTCAGCTATGGAATCCCTTTGGAATTCCACTGAGCAACACACTAAAAATGTCATGCCACTTCTTGTGTTACATGAACTAGCAGCGCATGACAATCGAGTAACCGATTCAGAGTCAGATGTGAAATATGACGATGTCACTGTGGAGAGTGATGTGAGTGATCATGACTTTGATGACCATTTTGAAGAAACAGAGGTCACTGATGAAGATGAAAAAGACCCTTTGTTTGTTCACGACGAAGAGAGCTTTGACAATACGTTCTCTACGTTGGATGACGATGGTGGGAAATCGTCTTATGATACACAGGAGAAAAATGCAAATAGTTTGTATGATGAGTGTCCTATACTTACTAAGAAGCCTCACAGTAGAAAGAAAACGTCAAAGAGAAAAAGTAGTAGTAATTTTTGTGATCAGAATATCAAAAGATCAAGGTTAAAAAATAATTGTGAACAAAGCGAGAAAGATGCTGATTTTGAGCCAGTTAGAAAATcaaagagaaaggttaaaaagaatGTGATATTTTTTGATTCATTTGTTACATATACAAGTGAAATGTTTGAGTCTGATAATGGGTCACTAGTCAAAGAAAAGTCACTCGTGTGTAATGATTCAATAAATAAAATGACAACAAAAAGCAAAACTGGAACTATGAGTGAAAAAAAGCATAAAATAGTGAAAACTAAGTTGGGACAGAATTTTAGGAGGGAAAAGGGAAATAGTAATAATGAAGCGAATGCAAAAAGCAAGACTACTGCAAAGAAACAAAGGCAAAAATCTAAGTTAAAAAGAAATTCCAATACAAATAAGAAACTGCGAAACAATAATTATGCAGCTTCTGTATCGCATGGAAAGAATGTtcttggaaaaagaagaaaaggcatAAAAACTGTAGGGTCTTCCCCCCTTGAACAAACAGGGAAAAACACTACAATACCATACATTAATGGTGGAAATGAAACTAAACCAGAAATTCCCCTAATGCAGTTACCTGAGAGCTTTGGGACAATAAAAGAGGAGGCAGATTGGGAGCCCAAGCCCACAGGACCAAGCGTTACGTATAAAGGCCAACGAAAGTATCGATTAAAAACTTATTTTTGTGAGTATTGTCCTGAATCCTTTTCAACATCTTATTATCTAAAGTTACACATCATGCACCATACAAATGAAAAGCCCTATAGGTGTGATATTTGTAATAAAGCATTCAGGATGCGATGGCGTGTCAAAGTGCATCGTGTAATACATGATAAGGTTAAGCCCTTTTCATGTAAACTTTGTGGTCATAGAACCTGTCGAAAAGACAATCTAACCTCTCACTTGAAACGTTTGCATAAAGTTCCGGTCGTAGACATAGATAAATATACTGGAGATTGTCCGACCAaacaggaaaaggaagaaaaggaaaaattttgcTGTAACATTTGTGATAGCAAATATTCTCGCAGAGATAATCTGTCTAACCATGTTAGGAATAAACACAATATGTCACTTGACGATGATGATGCAAGTTTACTTGATAACCATCCCAGGAAGATATCAAGCCGTCAAAGGCCATATTCCTGTACTATGTGTCCTCGATTTTTCACAAAAAAGGAAAATGGGTTGGCTCACATGAAACTTTGTCATCATATGGTACCACCTGAAGTCGACTCATATCTTTTGTATGACCAAGGATCCGAAAAAGATTAA